A window of the Myxocyprinus asiaticus isolate MX2 ecotype Aquarium Trade chromosome 11, UBuf_Myxa_2, whole genome shotgun sequence genome harbors these coding sequences:
- the LOC127448312 gene encoding tumor necrosis factor-inducible gene 6 protein-like, producing the protein MIHRGMREMHVLTVVFAVVFVVEETEAWGYKNGILHNSIWLEQAAGVYHRESRKGRYQLTYNEAKAVCKFEGGNLATYDQLETARQIGFHVCAAGWFDKGRVGYPIVKAGANCGFGKVGIIDYGYRLNKSEKWDVYCYNPEAKECGGVHTDQQKVFHSPGYPEGYQDEQICYWHIRVRYGQRIRLHFLDFDIEEDTACLSDYLEIYDSYDDVSGFVGRYCGDELPADLISSGNVMTLKFLSDSSVVAGGFQLQYIAVNSSLLYDEHADTFS; encoded by the exons ATGATCCACAGAGGGATGAGGGAAATGCACGTTTTAACCGTTGTGTTCGCTGTTGTATTTGTCGTTGAGGAGACTGAAGCTTGGGGTTACAAGAATGGAATACTGCACAACTCCATCTGGCTCG AGCAAGCAGCTGGAGTTTACCACCGTGAGTCTCGCAAAGGAAGATATCAGCTGACGTATAATGAAGCCAAGGCTGTGTGCAAATTTGAGGGGGGAAATCTTGCCACATATGATCAATTGGAGACTGCTCGCCAAATTG GGTTCCATGTGTGTGCAGCTGGATGGTTTGACAAAGGACGTGTGGGCTATCCTATTGTTAAAGCTGGCGCCAACTGTGGTTTCGGAAAGGTTGGAATCATTGATTACGGATACCGGCTCAACAAAAGCGAGAAGTGGGATGTCTACTGCTACAATCCTGAGG CAAAAGAGTGTGGAGgagtgcacacagatcagcagAAGGTTTTCCATTCACCTGGTTATCCAGAGGGCTATCAGGATGAGCAGATTTGCTACTGGCACATTCGTGTACGCTATGGCCAAAGGATCCGCCTTCACTTCCTAGACTTTGACATTGAGGAGGACACAGCTTGTCTCAGTGATTACTTGGAGATCTATGACAGCTACGATGATGTTTCAGGATTTGTTGGAAG ATACTGTGGGGATGAACTTCCAGCAGACTTAATAAGTTCAG GAAACGTCATGACCCTGAAATTCCTCTCTGATTCCTCTGTGGTGGCTGGAGGGTTTCAACTGCAGTACATCGCTGTGAACTCGTCCCTGCTCTATGATGAACATGCTGACACCTTCTCTTGA